In the Pocillopora verrucosa isolate sample1 chromosome 4, ASM3666991v2, whole genome shotgun sequence genome, TGGTGGGGAAGGTGATTGTTTTTTTCGATCAGTATCACATCAGCTATATGGTAATTCAAATAGTCATCTTACTATTAGATCATTAGGTGTCAGATACTTGAAAGACAACCCAGAAAGATTTATTGAGAGTATTGTAGGGATGTCTTGGTCACGATATTTACCAAACATGTCTTTACAAGGAACATAGGCCAATCATATTATAATACAGGCTGTAGCTGATGCAATGAATCTAAAGATTCATATAATAGAATCAGATTCTAATTATAGAGAGATAAAATTGGTTCAACCAGCAAATGCAACATCTGATATTAGATCAATATATATAGGACATATGGGACAAATGCATTATGTATCAACATGTAATTCATTTGAGCAAGACTCAAATCATAGAAATGCTAATGACATTCAACAAACTATTCCAAATGATTCAGTACAAAATGAGTTTTCTGAAATAGTCACAGACAAAGATACAGGTATAATTACAAACAATAGTAATCAAACACGAAAACATGATAGAGCTGCCTACATGAGACATTACAGGAAACTAAACAATTCAAATGACAAATGAGTACTTACAGAGAAATGAATGCATCACCAGAAAAACGATCAAAGACAAATGGgtacttaaaaaaatacagagaAATAAATGCATCACCAGAAAAAAGACTAAAGACAAATGAGTACCAAAGAGAATATAGACAAGGACATAAAACATCTATGGAATTTGCAATAAACAGATTCCATGAAATTGTAAATCAAGGACCGCTTTATGTTTGCACTTGTTGTGATCAACTATGGTATAAACGTAGTGTACGCTGTACTCATAAGCTCAGGCAGTCAAAACCTGACATTGTTAAATATCTATTCAATAAGACAAGTGTTGGAaataaagaatgggtttgtcaAACATGCTCTagatatttaatgaaaaataaagtccCACCATGCTCTATAGCTAATGGTATGGCATTTCCAGTCAAACCAGATTTCTTTGATCTGAATGAATTAGAATGTAGATTACTGAAAACATACCAAATATTGCTCCAGGTGAAGGGAATAGACCATTAAGTGTTTTCAGAGACAAATATTGTGAAGAGTTGGCTTACCCTGGAATATTTCTTGAGCAAGCACATCCTGACAATAAGCAAAGATTAGTTAATATCACCTACAGTGATATCTGTAAATCAGAATTGAGACAAACTGATAGAAGAGCTGCAATGTgcattgaaaatatattttacaaaacaaaaaagttgcaaatgaaaatccTATTAGAAAAGTCGCACATAGCTTTGAGAAAATGCAAgggtaacaacaaaaatatcacaGCAGGACAAATTAAACAGCAAGGAACATTAGATAGATTAATACGTCATGATGATGGAGATAAATTTCTGAATGCATTAAGAGGTTCTCCCCCATActttgaaaaggcaaaaaaagacTTGTTTGCAATGATAAGACAATTAGGTCCTGCTACActgttttgtagtttctcatCAGCAGAAACACAATGGATACACTTACTATGAATTCTTGGTCAGCTTGTAGACCACAAGGAATACACTGATGAAGAAATAAGCAATTTTAACTGGGATAATAGATGTCGCCCAATTCAGAGTGACCCTGTGACATGTGCTAGACACTTTGATTATCAAGTTAATCAatttttgacagattttttgTTTAGTTCTGCTGAACCATTAGGTAAAATATCTGAC is a window encoding:
- the LOC136280411 gene encoding LOW QUALITY PROTEIN: uncharacterized protein (The sequence of the model RefSeq protein was modified relative to this genomic sequence to represent the inferred CDS: substituted 1 base at 1 genomic stop codon), which gives rise to MGLNERYRANFGLRSAYEHKSIYISRPCARSRSRVWWRVKEFKKGDVELNPGPLMDNTINDVCFYNNSDFTLRYRMLRHGLMPLDVGGEGDCFFRSVSHQLYGNSNSHLTIRSLGVRYLKDNPERFIESIVGMSWSRYLPNMSLQGTXANHIIIQAVADAMNLKIHIIESDSNYREIKLVQPANATSDIRSIYIGHMGQMHYVSTCNSFEQDSNHRNANDIQQTIPNDSVQNEFSEIVTDKDTGIITNNSNQTRKHDRAAYMRHYRKLNNSNDK